DNA from Rhipicephalus sanguineus isolate Rsan-2018 chromosome 11, BIME_Rsan_1.4, whole genome shotgun sequence:
aacaaaacaaacaatgaTGTTTCGGTGCCTCCCAGGAACCTCGCTGACAATTGTGAACAAAGTGCGCTTGTTGGAACTGAAACGTCTTTGTTTTGGTTTCATTTGTGGTCGTCGTTCGTTTGCACGTCTTACAATGCCTTCGcccgaccagacgggattccgtGAATCTCTCGATTTCATATCTTATGCATGCAAATAGCGGAAATCAACCTGAAAATCTGTGAAGTATAACTCTTCCACGCAGCGTTGGAATTTGCCTGATAGTAGCTACAATGATACCTGTAGTAGCGGCGACAATTATAATAATGAGCAGGATGCAAATGCTATCCCTAAATCATTACATTTCTGCCATACTGCTGTATACGTATcagtaaaaatatatatatttcgctCTCTAAGGTATTGTCTTCTAGATTCGGCCCGCATGGACCGTGCACTAGTGTTCCTGACCGGAATTTCAAGCGACGTGCGTGCTGGCATTCTTTTTTTGGCACACAGTACTAGCAAGATTGTCGAGCGGACGCGTCCGTGCACATTGCTCGATCTAGGAGGCCTGCACGTCTGTGGAACGGCGTTTTTCATCTTGTTGATGGACAGCGGAAGCTACTTCCATGCACGAGCCTGTAGAGAAGGTAGCTCGGCGTACCGAGCATACTTACGGAGGCAAACGCATCGTCCACCTTCACCCCGTCCTTGTTCTGCGTTGTGCGCTATATACTCTgcaatggaataccaacatgccctaACTTACGTTACTTCAAGTACTTAAGAATGCACGTCACGAAGTGTCTTGTAGTCTACGTTTGTTCATACATGATGCGTGCGGGAGAAGAAACTGTACACACGAAGACATTGCTCTCACAATACGTCCGCGAGTACCGCTTTAcatttgacttttgaagagcggtGCAAGAAACACAAGCGACAAGTACACAGGAAGGGGGCATTCGTCAACTTGTCTTTGTTGTGCTGCTCTTCAAAAGTAAATGTATACGAACCGACTGGCACAAGCAAAAGTTTTATTGCCGGGTTTCTCGTCGCGTGTATCGTTCTGGTACAACAATACTGCAACCGCAGACGCCGACAAAGTAGTTTAGCCGCGAGCTTCATGGCTGACTGTCACCTGGTATTTACGAGCAGCTTTTGTTTTTTGACAATAGTGTACCGGCGAGTCCATGTTTTCAATATTTTGATGAAAGACCACCAGGGAAAGTAAAAGCCTAGTAATTGCTATCCAGTTATTGCAGTAAATTTTATTACTTTTATTCGCCAGTCCAGACATTCAGCAGCAGTCCGTCACCGCCCTTTTCAGCCGTGTCAAATAGAGCCTCAAGAAAGCCTGCCATTTCAACGCCGAGAAGAATTAAAAGGCGCTAATTTACAAAACTACGACTTGTGTTGTCGATTAAGCACTCCATTGGAATATCATCTTTGTTCTGTTGGTCTTCTAATAATACTACAACTACAACAAAAAAAACTGAAGCTTCTCGTCGACGCGTAAAGTGAGGACTGATGAACATTATTCTTTTTGCGCCGCAATATTATTTCGATAAGAAATACCATATTCTCTAACTGCCGCCTTGCGTCCATTCACGTAGATGCGTTGAAGGTTTCGCCGAATGTTCAACCcgaggtggtagaggaggcctactgaTACTGGTAGTAGGAAAACCTCCACTGCTGTCATCTGGAAGTTCCTGTCCATTCAGGATGGGATAAGTAAGGCTTCTCTCGCTTTCAGACGGCCGTGGACTCTCGTGTGATTTGGTGGCCTCCCTTTTGTAGAGCTGCTTGGCGAATCTTCGTTCGAGGAACTTGCATATCCCTCTGGCGTGGTAATCTGAtatgcataaaaaataaataaaacgcatTTCATTAAAAAGATCGGAAGCTGCGCGCATTGCGCGCAAGTTATGAAACATGTTCAAAATATAAATTACGAAAGAATGCAAATTCTTCGATggtctcgtttctttgttagacacaactaataaaaacaacagagaattaagccaaggaacgtataggggacATTAGTTGTTTTGTTTTAACGGTAGCGTAATggttatgacctaaattgaaaggaattaaagcgcATGAAAAAAcatcctttccgtcggtgggatccgaattCACAACCTCTGAAGCGGACGTGTAATTCGAAGACTAACTAGCGCAACAGTCCCTTCTACTGAACTATTACGCCAAAATGTTAGTAATAGAAATTTGCTATTAATCCTGATGCCGGATGCATCATTGGAGGAAGCGATCGCCGAACAGCGACAGCGTTTTCCTTCTGAATAAGCATCTTTATAAACTCGGCCGTAGAATCGTAATTTAAActtagaagggtagcggcttgggctagttggtacgtcatgacgaattgtatagcgcgaacggggtacttggacagaggACAGCGtccgtcctcgttttttctgtctgtccaagtaccccgttcgcgctatacaattcgtaaTTTAAAGTCGAAATTTCTAAGATCATTTAAATAGCACACAAGGGTATATTTTGTCAGCAAACGTCAATTAGAGCATACGCGAACTAAAAATAATCGGTTGACGCGCCAATCGGTACCGAATCTCATTTAACTTCGCATTTAACTCACCTTTTATTCCTAACGCAAAGTATTCCTTCCCAGTTTTAGCGATTGATGTTCAGCTAAAGGCGACGCCTACGTTTTAAACCAACGGCAaggatactttttttttcttgccttgctTCGATCTCATGAACCAATACTTATTAAATAGGTCTGCTTACTTCGGTATTCGTTATAACGACTTTGCGATTGACGTGATTAGATGATGACTCTGCAGTATGCTGAAAGAAAGGCTTACATAAATCTGCAAGAGCAAAACGCGTAGGAAATGGGAGTTGACTTGTTCACAGTTACACGTTCAAAACTTATTCTGCGTCGTCGTTCGAATGACTGTCTTAAATTTGCTGTTCCTCATGTCTATCATCGCCCCTTGAAAGCAGTGTACGCGACTGCCGACCCGACGGTCGCGAGATTGAATGCCGGCCGCTTCGGAtccatttagatggaggcgaaatggtagaaggcccgtgtgcttaggggcacgttgaaggaccccaggtggtcgaagtttccggagccctccattacggtgtctctcataatcataccgtggtttcgggacgcAGAACTCCATCAattattgatattattattattattattattattattattattattattattattattattattattattattattattattattattattattattattattaaaactgtGGGCACATACACTCGCTGTCTGAAGATAGTGCTTGGGGCAGCCTATTGTAACCAGGAATGACGAATGGCATCTTCAGCACGTCGCACCCGGGCGCCTTGatgcgccgtttcgtccaatcatcgtagcgcctcgGCGACCTGGTGCGCACCGGTACGATTTGTTGAAGATGCCAAAATTTAAGAGACCTACAGCGCAAATTAGGGCTGCGGAATTCCGCAACATGGTGGAAGGTTTACGAAAGGGATAACTGAGAACCACCGGTACAGCGACCGCTCCGGAAAAGCtttggtcctgggttcgatccccaTAGAAGGACGAATTTTCCTTCAACTAAGCTTTCCTGTCTCAGAAATCTGTACGGATTTCCTTCTGGCAccatgctacaaacgggtggttgtcaattatcttTTTCATAATCGTTCtatcaccttgcgggattccgcagaacttttCAACGTTCTGGGTTCATATGCTTCGAGTCGTTGACTGATTCACCCTCGCGCCGCCAATTGGAAGCATCCTGATTAGCTCAATTAATAGAGCGACCAccccagaaaggcgttggtcAAGGGTTCGATCCCTGgatcaggacgaatttttcttcaactaagaagcttttctGTCAGAAATCCTTATGGAATTCCTTGTGACtgcgtgctacaaacgggtagtAGTCGGTTATCCTTTTCGACAAGAGACCTATTGTCAATTTTAGTAAGGCaaatgggcgccgccaccttgggctgttacgCAGATGTTTCCTCATTTTTCTATATCGTTACATCAAATAATAAGGTCATGAAGCACCGAATGCAGCAACCCAGTTGACCGTGTTTATGCGTATGCGTCTACAGTATCACTGTTCGTCTAGTTGCTTAAAGATTAGGGTTGAGggaatagtgaaatttagaaccgaatcgaatacgaatcgaatagtgatccTACCGAATCGAATACATATCGAATATTATTCGAACAGTTTTGGAATATTAAGGCAACCATTTTAATTACAGACCTGGGATTCCACAACTTTTTAATTCAAACAAATGCTCACATAGATTAACATAGTAGCGTTACCGTTACATTTAACTAACAAAAGATACCAAAGTTTTGTAagctgaggtaagctcgtatacagtagTCTTCTAACGTCTTGTTCCTTTGAGGCTTTCCCGTCGGTgctgaatattcgaaaaaatattCGTAGTTGGAAtatgcgctattcgattcgagcacCGAATAGAATagagcactattcgattcgttattcaaaattttcgaatattagCACACCcctgttaaagatacaaaacggcaaggctacAGCCCAACGTGGCGGCACCGAAATCCATCCGTAGCATAGTCTCTAGTATTGCTGATGTCACCAGCGGCATTACACGAAGTTGTAATTTCGGCAGGAACTCACCACCACTGCACCTGCTCATGCATTCCTCGCACGTAGAGAACTGGTTGCTGTTCCCTCCGCAACCGCTGTACAGGAATCCGCGACAGAGGCCCATGCCGGCGTCGAAATACCACATCGGAACGGAGGAGTTGCACATTCCCATTTCCGGACCCATGCCGCAGACTGGGGGCGAGCGTCGTCTCGCTGAAAGTTAACGAACACGGAGACAAACGTTTGCAAGAGAGCAAGGACGGATGGACAGGTCGGCTTGGTTGAACTGCCTGTGTCCGGCTACCTTATTCTGGGGTAGGCCCATTCTATATCTACAGGGGTTATAGACCAGGGGTGTCAAACACGCGGCATtacggcccgcggacctctcactAGCTGCCCGACCCGCACATGACTACATTCGTCCCataatgtttttattttttataagtATGTTTATGATAGACAgatgtgactggtctcaagcacttTTTTCGTGAGGtatcccatgcggtcaccatgtgttaaggCATAACCATCGAAAACAGTGTGTTATAGAATCTGCgttcagatttcagtcattctaaAGATTAATGTAGACATCAATGTGTACATGTCATGAGTGTGTTCATGACAAGTCATGAATTCACAAGTCATGAATGTCTACAAAGTATAGCCCGATCTCTGCGCCAACCAGATCAGACAAAATCGGTTTCCCGTTGACTAGAAAACGTCTACTTACACGCGCAAACTTGTAGGCATTCTTGTTCGGACGAGAACCTATTGTAGTTGCCAAAGCATCCGCTGTACGTGAACATCCTGCATTGTCTCGTTTTGCGGTCGTAGAACCACCTT
Protein-coding regions in this window:
- the LOC119374781 gene encoding boophilin-H2 isoform X1, with protein sequence MNFRAPTVVAILTVTFTIAAAQWRPRCYRKPSAGYCYGRLLRWFYDRKTRQCRMFTYSGCFGNYNRFSSEQECLQVCASRRRSPPVCGMGPEMGMCNSSVPMWYFDAGMGLCRGFLYSGCGGNSNQFSTCEECMSRCSGDYHARGICKFLERRFAKQLYKREATKSHESPRPSESERSLTYPILNGQELPDDSSGGFPTTSISRPPLPPRVEHSAKPSTHLREWTQGGS
- the LOC119374781 gene encoding carboxypeptidase inhibitor SmCI isoform X2 — its product is MFTYSGCFGNYNRFSSEQECLQVCASRRRSPPVCGMGPEMGMCNSSVPMWYFDAGMGLCRGFLYSGCGGNSNQFSTCEECMSRCSGDYHARGICKFLERRFAKQLYKREATKSHESPRPSESERSLTYPILNGQELPDDSSGGFPTTSISRPPLPPRVEHSAKPSTHLREWTQGGS